The Sandaracinaceae bacterium genome contains a region encoding:
- a CDS encoding IS110 family transposase — protein MDHIGIDVHKASTQVCIQGADGELQEFRIPTTRDRLIETFGAMAPGKVLLEASTESEWVARCLERVGHEVVVADPGFAPMYATRSRKVKTDRRDARCLAEACQLGAYRAAHRTSDASRHLRDLVLARKLQVRMRSQTIVTLRSILRREGFRLRSGGVASFRTRLEELELPAETAEVMAPLLDLIDTLTASIKQSERGVADQLALHPRAARLTTVPGIGPVTAITFHATMDDSSRFASARAVRAYLGLVPSERSSGEKRQLGHITKRGQTELRSLLVEAAWRIVRSTSDDTLAMRNWAAGITARRGRAIAVVADARKLAGVLFVMWRDEHDFAPRRTNTQPPRPLAASAA, from the coding sequence ATGGACCACATAGGCATCGACGTTCACAAGGCTAGCACTCAGGTCTGCATCCAGGGAGCGGACGGTGAGCTGCAGGAGTTTCGGATCCCGACGACTCGTGACCGGCTCATCGAGACGTTCGGCGCGATGGCGCCCGGCAAGGTGCTGTTGGAGGCCTCGACGGAGAGCGAGTGGGTCGCGCGATGTCTCGAGCGGGTGGGCCACGAGGTGGTAGTCGCCGACCCGGGATTCGCGCCGATGTACGCCACACGGAGCCGGAAGGTGAAGACCGACCGACGCGACGCACGGTGCCTCGCGGAGGCATGCCAGCTGGGCGCGTACCGGGCGGCCCATCGGACGTCTGACGCGAGCCGTCACCTGCGCGACTTGGTGCTAGCGCGCAAGCTGCAAGTTCGCATGCGTAGCCAGACGATTGTCACGTTGCGGTCCATTCTGCGGCGAGAAGGGTTTCGGCTTCGGAGCGGTGGTGTCGCATCCTTTCGGACGCGGCTGGAGGAACTCGAATTACCCGCGGAGACCGCGGAGGTCATGGCGCCGCTGCTGGACCTCATCGACACGCTCACCGCTTCCATCAAGCAATCGGAACGCGGTGTCGCGGACCAGCTCGCGCTGCACCCCCGGGCAGCCCGACTCACGACCGTGCCGGGCATCGGGCCGGTCACGGCCATCACCTTCCACGCCACGATGGACGACAGCAGCCGCTTTGCGTCTGCCCGTGCCGTCCGCGCGTACCTCGGCCTTGTCCCCTCCGAGCGCAGCAGCGGCGAGAAGCGGCAGCTTGGCCACATCACCAAACGCGGTCAGACCGAGCTCCGGAGCCTGCTCGTCGAGGCCGCCTGGCGCATCGTGCGCAGCACCAGTGACGACACACTCGCGATGCGCAACTGGGCGGCCGGCATCACCGCACGCAGAGGCCGCGCCATCGCGGTCGTGGCGGACGCCCGCAAACTCGCGGGCGTCCTCTTCGTGATGTGGCGTGACGAGCACGACTTCGCGCCTCGGCGCACGAACACGCAGCCCCCAAGACCTTTGGCCGCTTCGGCGGCCTGA
- a CDS encoding IS110 family transposase, whose protein sequence is MKMPFGRSTKPGGVKTSEASTQVCIQGADGELQEFRIPTTRDRLIETFGAMAPGKVLLEASTESEWVARCLERVGHEVVVADPGFAPMYATRSRKVKTDRRDARCLAEACQLGAYRAAHRTSDASRHLRDLVLARKLQVRMRSQTIVTLRSILRREGFRLRSGGVASFRTRLEELELPAETAEVMAPLLDLIDTLTASIKQSERGVADQLALHPRAARLTTVPGIGPVTAITFHATMDDSSRFASARAVRAYLGLVPSERSSGEKRQLGHITKRGQTELRSLLVEAAWRIVRSTSDDTLAMRNWAAGITARRGRAIAVVADARKLAGVLFVMWRDEHDFAPRRTNTQPPRPLAASAA, encoded by the coding sequence GTGAAAATGCCATTCGGGCGGTCGACGAAGCCGGGGGGTGTCAAGACCTCAGAGGCTAGCACTCAGGTCTGCATCCAGGGAGCGGACGGTGAGCTGCAGGAGTTTCGGATCCCGACGACTCGTGACCGGCTCATCGAGACGTTCGGCGCGATGGCGCCCGGCAAGGTGCTGTTGGAGGCCTCGACGGAGAGCGAGTGGGTCGCGCGATGTCTCGAGCGGGTGGGCCACGAGGTGGTAGTCGCCGACCCGGGATTCGCGCCGATGTACGCCACACGGAGCCGGAAGGTGAAGACCGACCGACGCGACGCACGGTGCCTCGCGGAGGCATGCCAGCTGGGCGCGTACCGGGCGGCCCATCGGACGTCTGACGCGAGCCGTCACCTGCGCGACTTGGTGCTAGCGCGCAAGCTGCAAGTTCGCATGCGTAGCCAGACGATTGTCACGTTGCGGTCCATTCTGCGGCGAGAAGGGTTTCGGCTTCGGAGCGGTGGTGTCGCATCCTTTCGGACGCGGCTGGAGGAACTCGAATTACCCGCGGAGACCGCGGAGGTCATGGCGCCGCTGCTGGACCTCATCGACACGCTCACCGCTTCCATCAAGCAATCGGAACGCGGTGTCGCGGACCAGCTCGCGCTGCACCCCCGGGCAGCCCGACTCACGACCGTGCCGGGCATCGGGCCGGTCACGGCCATCACCTTCCACGCCACGATGGACGACAGCAGCCGCTTTGCGTCTGCCCGTGCCGTCCGCGCGTACCTCGGCCTTGTCCCCTCCGAGCGCAGCAGCGGCGAGAAGCGGCAGCTTGGCCACATCACCAAACGCGGTCAGACCGAGCTCCGGAGCCTGCTCGTCGAGGCCGCCTGGCGCATCGTGCGCAGCACCAGTGACGACACACTCGCGATGCGCAACTGGGCGGCCGGCATCACCGCACGCAGAGGCCGCGCCATCGCGGTCGTGGCGGACGCCCGCAAACTCGCGGGCGTCCTCTTCGTGATGTGGCGTGACGAGCACGACTTCGCGCCTCGGCGCACGAACACGCAGCCCCCAAGACCTTTGGCCGCTTCGGCGGCCTGA
- a CDS encoding elongation factor Tu yields MNEKQQQPKTHVNVGTIGHVDHGKTTLTAALSAVATHRHGGVRKGFAEIDSAPEERRRGITITAAHVAYETAARGYAHIDCPGHADFVKNMITGASQMDGAILLVDGSAGPEAQTREHVLLARQVGVAHVVVFINKMDVADAELAELVELETQELLQAQGYDPVFVRGSALAALTAASEGRFDGPEVQCIDALLAALDEHIPAPERDLASPFMMPIEGACTISGRGTVVTGRVERGVLVAGQKVHVIGGEALIEAVVIGTQEFHQDVPEARAGHNVGLLLRGVARGEVRRGMLVVAPHTIRARTVGKAEIFVLTASEGGRKRGFGSGYTPQLYFGATDVPARLLVDDGQVSPGDHTTVGFELARPIAIEVGMRFAMREGGRTIGAGVVTEAS; encoded by the coding sequence ATGAACGAGAAGCAGCAGCAACCCAAGACCCACGTCAACGTCGGCACCATCGGGCACGTCGACCACGGCAAGACCACGCTCACCGCCGCGCTCAGCGCGGTGGCCACGCACCGCCACGGCGGCGTGCGCAAGGGCTTCGCCGAGATCGACAGCGCGCCCGAGGAGCGTCGACGGGGCATCACCATCACCGCCGCGCACGTGGCCTACGAGACCGCGGCGCGCGGCTACGCGCACATCGACTGCCCGGGACACGCGGACTTCGTCAAGAACATGATCACGGGCGCCTCCCAGATGGACGGCGCGATCCTGCTCGTGGACGGGTCGGCCGGCCCCGAGGCGCAGACGCGCGAGCACGTGCTCTTGGCGCGTCAGGTCGGCGTGGCGCACGTGGTCGTGTTCATCAACAAGATGGACGTGGCCGACGCGGAGCTGGCGGAGCTGGTGGAGCTCGAGACGCAGGAGCTGCTGCAGGCGCAGGGCTACGACCCCGTGTTCGTGCGGGGCTCGGCGCTCGCTGCGCTGACGGCCGCCTCGGAGGGCCGCTTCGACGGCCCCGAGGTGCAGTGCATCGACGCGCTGCTGGCCGCGCTCGACGAGCACATCCCCGCTCCCGAGCGCGACCTGGCGAGCCCCTTCATGATGCCCATCGAGGGCGCCTGCACCATCTCGGGGCGGGGCACGGTCGTGACGGGGCGCGTGGAGCGCGGCGTGCTCGTCGCGGGGCAGAAGGTGCACGTCATCGGCGGCGAGGCGCTGATCGAGGCCGTCGTGATCGGGACCCAAGAGTTCCACCAGGACGTCCCCGAGGCGCGCGCCGGACACAACGTGGGCCTCTTGCTCCGCGGGGTCGCCCGCGGTGAGGTACGTCGCGGCATGCTCGTCGTGGCGCCCCACACCATCCGCGCCCGCACGGTCGGCAAGGCCGAGATCTTCGTCCTCACCGCCAGTGAGGGCGGGCGCAAGCGCGGCTTCGGCAGCGGCTACACCCCCCAGCTCTACTTCGGCGCCACCGACGTCCCCGCGCGCCTGCTCGTGGACGACGGCCAGGTGAGCCCGGGCGACCACACCACGGTCGGCTTCGAGCTCGCGCGCCCCATCGCCATCGAGGTGGGCATGCGCTTCGCCATGCGCGAGGGCGGCCGCACCATCGGCGCGGGCGTCGTGACCGAGGCGAGCTGA
- the ppk2 gene encoding polyphosphate kinase 2, translating into MPPTPPKTEPRRPRRAARAAESAAKEEGPRETSAKRAAGKARRPSTKGRGKSTAAKSAAGPRKASQGDVTGARTSAGVAKRVSQQRVEGAQGMREVAVEDVLAHTDDKAAALQALLDGSSPDDIADIRDMLLSPPYTPTDGSPDYELARDWRSGAYPYKNLLSRKTYEAEKYKLQVELLKLQLWAKETGERVVVLFEGRDAAGKGGTIKRFMEHLNPRGARVVALEKPTDAERGQWYFQRYIQHLPTAGEIVLFDRSWYNRAGVERVMGFCSDEDYERFMRQAPEFERHLVRSGIHLIKFWFSVSRKEQRRRFKERKIHPLKQWKLSPIDLASLDKWDDYTKAKEAMFFETDTADAPWTVIKSDCKKRARLNAMRYVLHKLPYKNKDLEHIGTLDPLIVGRAHVVYERGERPGSGWL; encoded by the coding sequence ATGCCCCCCACCCCCCCCAAGACGGAACCGCGCCGCCCTCGTCGTGCGGCACGCGCGGCCGAGTCCGCTGCGAAGGAAGAAGGCCCACGCGAGACCAGCGCGAAGCGCGCAGCTGGGAAGGCGCGACGGCCGAGCACCAAGGGTCGCGGGAAGTCCACAGCGGCGAAGTCCGCCGCGGGCCCGCGGAAGGCGTCGCAGGGGGACGTGACCGGCGCACGGACTTCGGCCGGCGTGGCCAAGCGTGTGAGCCAGCAGCGCGTGGAGGGCGCCCAGGGCATGCGCGAGGTCGCCGTCGAAGACGTGCTCGCCCACACCGACGACAAGGCAGCGGCGCTCCAGGCGCTCCTCGACGGGAGCTCCCCCGACGACATCGCGGACATCCGCGACATGCTCCTCTCGCCGCCGTACACCCCGACCGACGGCAGCCCCGACTACGAGCTGGCGCGCGACTGGCGGAGCGGCGCCTACCCCTACAAGAACCTGCTCTCGCGCAAGACCTACGAAGCCGAGAAGTACAAGCTGCAGGTGGAGCTGCTCAAGCTCCAGCTCTGGGCGAAGGAGACGGGAGAGCGCGTCGTGGTGCTCTTCGAGGGGCGTGACGCGGCGGGCAAGGGCGGGACCATCAAGCGCTTCATGGAGCACCTGAACCCGCGCGGTGCGCGCGTGGTGGCGCTCGAGAAGCCCACGGACGCGGAGCGCGGTCAGTGGTACTTCCAGCGCTACATCCAACACCTGCCGACGGCGGGCGAGATCGTGCTGTTCGACCGCTCTTGGTACAACCGCGCGGGTGTCGAGCGGGTGATGGGCTTCTGCAGCGACGAGGACTACGAGCGCTTCATGCGGCAGGCGCCGGAGTTCGAGCGCCACCTCGTGCGCAGCGGCATCCACCTCATCAAGTTCTGGTTCTCGGTCAGCCGCAAGGAGCAGCGTCGCCGCTTCAAGGAGCGCAAGATCCACCCGCTCAAGCAGTGGAAGCTGAGCCCCATCGACCTCGCGTCCCTCGACAAGTGGGACGACTACACCAAGGCCAAGGAGGCGATGTTCTTCGAGACCGACACGGCCGACGCGCCCTGGACCGTCATCAAGTCCGACTGCAAGAAGCGCGCGCGCCTCAACGCGATGCGCTACGTGCTGCACAAGCTGCCGTACAAGAACAAGGACCTCGAGCACATCGGCACGCTGGACCCGCTCATCGTGGGGCGCGCGCACGTGGTGTACGAGCGTGGTGAGCGGCCGGGCTCGGGCTGGTTGTAG
- a CDS encoding SBBP repeat-containing protein, with protein MRRNSVWFVAATSLAMVMGCDGGAPADPCASGTWDDDGDASTACVAWTTCAAGEYVSEAGTAESDRACAACAAGTYSRGANASQCEPFTGCLAGQYETAAGTATSDAVCTACASGTYSDAAGASSCSAWTVCPAGEYVSVAGSMTADQECASCASGTYTTGPNQSVCVAVTGCAPGTLQTAAATSTTPPVCEACVAGTYCAGGESAAEACASGTWDHDGDPSTACVTQTDCLAGTYVSGVGDATTDRACTACASGRYSTETNAPACADWTVCAAGTYVSTAGTATRDRECTACADGTYTASANVAQCVAWSDCAAGTYVDASGSATTDRTCGSCASSTYSDGPNATQCEAWTVCTAGTYVSTAGSPTNDRACMACADGTYTSGPNQSLCLDADACAAGTVQTAAGDATTPPTCEACSAGEYCAGGEAARVACDDGDGTWDDDADPTTACVARTVCAAGQRVTAEGDATNDRTCAACAIGTYSDATNATSCSAWTVCAAGSYVSVAGSTTADRECDACADGAFTATANEATCADWTDCVPGEYEETAGSAAADRTCTGCASGSFSTTTNATICATWQDCDPGEYVSNTPSASVDRACAMCAVGTYSDATNAGSCTDHGACPAGTTQTAAGTATMAPECADCAAGEYCAGGTTAPVACSSATWDDDAAPATACVDRTDCGAGEYVSYDGSVTEDRTCAGCAGGTYNDATNATTCATWQDCDPGEYVSNTPSASVDRACAACAGGAFSDATNAGSCSDHGTCPAGTTQTAAGTATTDVTCADCAAGEYCAGDTAAPVACSSTTWDDDADPATACVGRTDCAAGEYVLAEGDATTDRTCALCAAGSFTEATNELSCSAWTTCVPGEYIEVEGSADGDRTCSPCASGTFTDTSDQASCATWTVCGVDEIEALAGTATADSLCVGDWLDVFDTTAVGVDVAANGDVVVAVEVGSSTRVRLYAADGVERWTSATFTGVRPTGVAFDGSGDIVVSGYTSGTIPGETSAGGRDGVVLKYTRAGALVWNRQFGTAGTEWPFGITADANGNVFVGGRTGGAFPSETNQGGDDLFVRAYDTDGGLLWTDQVGTTAGDQAMALATDAVGNLVVTGFTDGELPGATAVGGQDAFVMKYDSSGALLWTEQFGGSTAWARGLSIALDGMGNIYVGGECSGALDTQTDFGSWDVFAMQLDPDGGLTWIRQYGTTAADRGGYLDVAPTGGLVLGVYTQDVWPGETHQGGWDALALRLSSVNGSVTWNRMIGSDMTELVYDAAAGIGDTAIVVGSTGGMIPGAPASSGALVANLLAP; from the coding sequence ATGAGGCGGAATTCGGTCTGGTTTGTGGCGGCGACGTCGCTGGCAATGGTGATGGGCTGCGACGGGGGAGCGCCGGCGGATCCGTGTGCGTCGGGGACGTGGGATGACGACGGGGACGCCTCGACGGCGTGCGTGGCGTGGACAACGTGCGCGGCGGGCGAGTACGTAAGCGAGGCGGGGACGGCGGAGAGCGACCGGGCGTGCGCGGCGTGCGCGGCGGGGACGTACAGCCGCGGCGCGAACGCGAGCCAATGTGAGCCGTTCACCGGCTGCCTCGCGGGGCAGTACGAGACGGCGGCGGGCACGGCGACGAGCGACGCGGTGTGCACGGCGTGCGCGTCGGGGACGTACAGCGACGCGGCGGGGGCGAGCTCGTGCTCGGCGTGGACGGTGTGCCCGGCTGGCGAGTACGTGAGCGTCGCGGGGAGCATGACGGCGGACCAGGAGTGCGCCTCGTGCGCGAGCGGGACATACACGACGGGGCCGAACCAGTCGGTCTGCGTGGCGGTGACGGGGTGCGCGCCGGGCACGCTGCAGACGGCGGCCGCGACGTCGACGACACCGCCGGTGTGCGAGGCGTGCGTCGCGGGGACGTACTGCGCGGGCGGGGAGTCCGCGGCGGAGGCGTGCGCGTCGGGGACCTGGGACCACGACGGGGACCCTTCGACGGCGTGCGTGACACAGACGGATTGTCTGGCGGGGACGTACGTGAGCGGCGTGGGCGATGCGACGACGGACCGGGCGTGCACGGCGTGCGCGAGCGGGCGGTACAGCACGGAGACGAACGCGCCGGCGTGTGCGGACTGGACGGTGTGTGCGGCGGGGACGTATGTCTCGACCGCGGGGACGGCGACGAGGGATCGGGAGTGCACGGCGTGCGCGGACGGGACGTACACGGCGAGCGCGAACGTGGCGCAATGCGTGGCGTGGTCCGACTGCGCGGCCGGGACGTATGTCGACGCGAGCGGCAGCGCGACGACGGACCGGACCTGCGGGAGTTGCGCGAGCTCGACCTACAGCGACGGGCCCAACGCGACACAATGCGAGGCATGGACCGTGTGCACGGCGGGGACGTATGTGTCGACGGCGGGCAGCCCGACGAACGACCGCGCCTGCATGGCGTGCGCGGACGGGACGTACACGTCGGGGCCGAACCAGTCCTTGTGCCTCGACGCGGACGCGTGCGCGGCGGGGACGGTGCAGACGGCGGCGGGCGACGCGACGACGCCGCCGACCTGCGAAGCGTGCAGCGCGGGCGAGTACTGCGCCGGTGGTGAGGCCGCGCGCGTCGCGTGTGACGACGGCGACGGCACCTGGGATGACGACGCGGACCCGACGACGGCGTGCGTCGCGCGGACGGTGTGCGCGGCGGGGCAGCGGGTGACGGCCGAGGGGGACGCGACGAACGACCGGACCTGCGCGGCGTGCGCCATCGGGACGTACAGCGACGCGACCAACGCGACGAGCTGCTCGGCCTGGACGGTCTGCGCGGCGGGCAGCTACGTGAGCGTGGCGGGGAGCACCACCGCGGATCGGGAGTGCGACGCGTGCGCGGACGGCGCGTTCACGGCGACCGCCAACGAAGCGACGTGCGCGGACTGGACCGACTGCGTGCCGGGCGAATACGAAGAGACCGCGGGGAGCGCGGCGGCGGACCGGACCTGCACGGGGTGCGCCTCGGGGAGCTTCAGCACGACGACGAACGCGACGATCTGCGCGACGTGGCAGGACTGCGATCCGGGCGAGTACGTGAGCAACACGCCGTCGGCGAGCGTGGATCGCGCGTGCGCGATGTGCGCGGTCGGGACCTACAGCGACGCGACGAACGCGGGGAGCTGCACGGACCACGGGGCGTGCCCCGCGGGGACGACACAGACGGCGGCGGGGACCGCGACGATGGCGCCGGAGTGCGCGGACTGCGCCGCGGGAGAGTACTGCGCCGGTGGGACCACGGCGCCGGTGGCGTGCTCGAGCGCGACGTGGGACGACGACGCCGCCCCGGCGACGGCGTGCGTCGACCGGACGGACTGCGGGGCCGGGGAGTACGTGAGCTACGACGGGTCGGTCACGGAGGATCGGACGTGCGCGGGGTGCGCGGGGGGGACGTACAACGACGCGACGAACGCGACGACGTGCGCGACGTGGCAGGACTGCGATCCGGGTGAGTACGTGAGCAACACGCCGTCGGCGAGCGTGGATCGGGCATGCGCGGCGTGCGCGGGGGGGGCCTTCAGCGACGCGACGAACGCGGGGAGCTGCAGCGACCACGGGACGTGCCCGGCGGGGACGACGCAGACGGCGGCGGGGACCGCGACGACCGATGTGACGTGCGCGGATTGCGCGGCGGGGGAGTATTGCGCGGGAGACACGGCGGCGCCGGTCGCGTGCTCGAGCACCACATGGGACGATGACGCGGATCCGGCGACGGCGTGCGTCGGCCGCACGGACTGCGCTGCGGGTGAGTACGTGCTCGCAGAGGGTGACGCGACGACCGATCGAACGTGCGCGCTGTGCGCGGCCGGATCCTTTACCGAGGCGACCAACGAGCTCAGTTGCAGCGCGTGGACGACGTGCGTCCCCGGGGAGTACATCGAAGTCGAGGGCTCGGCCGATGGGGATCGGACATGCTCCCCCTGCGCCTCCGGCACCTTCACGGATACGTCGGATCAGGCTTCATGTGCGACTTGGACGGTCTGCGGTGTGGACGAAATCGAAGCCTTGGCCGGCACCGCGACGGCCGACAGTCTCTGCGTGGGCGACTGGCTCGACGTCTTCGATACGACCGCGGTCGGTGTGGACGTGGCGGCAAACGGAGATGTCGTGGTGGCGGTGGAGGTCGGGTCTTCCACTCGCGTCCGCCTCTACGCGGCGGACGGCGTGGAGCGCTGGACGAGCGCCACATTCACTGGCGTTCGCCCCACTGGGGTCGCGTTCGACGGGTCGGGGGACATCGTCGTCAGTGGGTACACGTCCGGAACCATCCCCGGGGAGACGAGCGCGGGGGGGCGCGACGGCGTCGTACTCAAGTACACCCGCGCCGGCGCCCTCGTGTGGAATCGACAGTTCGGCACGGCCGGAACGGAGTGGCCGTTCGGGATCACGGCCGACGCGAATGGGAACGTCTTCGTCGGGGGCCGGACCGGTGGCGCGTTTCCGAGCGAGACCAACCAGGGCGGGGACGACCTCTTCGTTCGCGCATACGACACCGACGGAGGGCTGCTCTGGACCGACCAGGTCGGCACCACCGCGGGCGACCAGGCGATGGCGCTCGCGACCGACGCGGTGGGCAACCTCGTGGTGACTGGCTTCACCGATGGCGAGCTCCCAGGGGCCACCGCGGTGGGCGGCCAGGACGCCTTCGTGATGAAGTACGACTCGAGCGGCGCGCTCCTCTGGACCGAGCAATTTGGAGGTTCGACCGCCTGGGCTCGCGGTCTCTCGATCGCGCTCGACGGGATGGGCAACATCTATGTCGGCGGAGAGTGCTCCGGCGCGCTCGACACCCAGACGGACTTCGGGAGCTGGGACGTGTTCGCGATGCAGCTCGACCCGGATGGCGGCCTCACGTGGATTCGGCAGTACGGGACCACCGCCGCCGACCGCGGCGGCTACCTGGACGTTGCGCCCACGGGCGGGCTGGTGCTGGGCGTGTACACGCAGGACGTCTGGCCCGGCGAGACCCACCAGGGCGGCTGGGACGCGTTGGCGCTCCGCCTGTCGAGCGTGAATGGCAGCGTTACGTGGAACCGGATGATCGGTTCCGACATGACGGAGTTGGTTTACGACGCCGCCGCGGGGATCGGCGACACCGCCATCGTCGTCGGATCTACCGGGGGGATGATCCCGGGAGCCCCTGCGTCGAGCGGCGCGCTCGTCGCGAACCTGCTCGCGCCGTAG